The Virgibacillus phasianinus genome includes a window with the following:
- a CDS encoding type II secretion system F family protein has product MILKIILVVILLVVAVTNLKNKKVYDTFISTYKEDITLPIIAPYSFAIIDKFNLYRRMPKLINTIHQKMIILRGSKLSGDYTKIYLGKIITSITLVIFFSVVFIVLDGGDYSKLLYGFIFTVIIGFYLVKDLDKKVKQRKDSMIIELPEFVNKVILLVNAGETVQGAIKKCVDQNKANIYDSPLYFELNEAVNKMSANTSFQEVMKDLNYRCGIQEVSIFTTTVMMNHRKGGALLVQSLKELSVSLWEKRKTVTRIKGEEASSKLVFPIIFIFGAVLIIVIYPALAIF; this is encoded by the coding sequence ATGATATTAAAAATTATTTTAGTGGTGATCCTTTTGGTTGTTGCAGTCACTAATTTAAAGAATAAAAAGGTTTACGATACATTTATCTCGACTTATAAGGAAGACATTACCTTGCCAATAATCGCGCCATATTCGTTTGCCATTATTGATAAATTCAATTTGTATCGGCGTATGCCTAAATTAATAAATACGATTCATCAAAAGATGATAATTTTAAGGGGGAGCAAGCTGTCCGGTGATTATACCAAAATTTACTTAGGGAAAATAATTACATCTATCACTTTAGTAATTTTTTTCAGTGTTGTCTTTATTGTGCTAGACGGTGGGGACTATAGTAAACTATTGTATGGTTTCATTTTCACAGTCATAATTGGTTTTTACCTAGTGAAAGACCTAGACAAAAAGGTAAAGCAGCGCAAGGATTCTATGATAATTGAACTTCCTGAATTTGTTAATAAAGTAATTCTTTTAGTAAATGCTGGTGAAACCGTTCAGGGGGCTATAAAAAAATGTGTCGATCAAAATAAAGCTAACATTTATGATTCACCGTTGTACTTCGAATTAAATGAAGCAGTGAATAAAATGTCTGCTAATACATCCTTTCAGGAGGTGATGAAAGACCTAAACTACAGGTGTGGTATTCAGGAAGTTTCCATCTTTACAACTACAGTTATGATGAATCACCGAAAAGGTGGGGCTCTATTGGTACAGTCACTAAAAGAGCTATCAGTATCGTTATGGGAAAAGCGAAAAACCGTAACTCGGATTAAAGGGGAAGAAGCCTCATCTAAATTAGTATTTCCAATTATATTTATTTTTGGAGCTGTTTTAATAATTGTTATTTATCCAGCTTTAGCTATATTTTAA
- a CDS encoding Flp1 family type IVb pilin: MDQFSNFMKDFWNDEEGLETIEILLILAVLISIALLFKDRITSWANKLFDQVDKQLPGS, encoded by the coding sequence ATGGATCAATTTTCAAATTTTATGAAAGATTTCTGGAATGACGAGGAGGGATTGGAAACAATTGAAATACTGTTAATTTTGGCAGTGTTAATTTCCATTGCACTTCTATTCAAGGACCGAATCACAAGTTGGGCAAATAAATTATTTGACCAGGTTGATAAGCAGCTTCCTGGCAGCTAA
- a CDS encoding TadE/TadG family type IV pilus assembly protein, whose product MKSFCKDDRGSFTIEASFVFPSLLLFTLLGVFFCIIIFQIGTANYVAQKAAAQTAYVWDNSNKDLETGEFAKKYYAGLDTGGDGLYWRITDNGILGIFGISGGLFPGKSLSGEKIENAEAAYNGSISVELTYNNKLVYSEVEAEASSSLYIPAFVTKLLGSNVVKAKSTHVVTETPELIRTFNFAKYMWTRFGAGGPASGLSIGSFFGGAK is encoded by the coding sequence ATGAAATCCTTTTGTAAAGACGATAGGGGAAGTTTTACAATCGAAGCATCTTTTGTATTTCCTTCACTCCTGCTCTTTACCTTACTTGGTGTTTTCTTTTGCATTATTATTTTTCAGATAGGTACCGCCAATTACGTCGCGCAAAAGGCAGCTGCCCAGACTGCGTATGTTTGGGATAATTCTAATAAAGATTTGGAAACAGGTGAATTTGCCAAAAAATATTATGCTGGATTGGATACCGGTGGCGATGGTCTATACTGGCGCATCACGGATAATGGCATCTTAGGGATATTTGGCATTAGCGGTGGGCTTTTTCCAGGTAAATCACTTTCGGGAGAAAAAATAGAGAACGCTGAAGCGGCATACAATGGCTCGATAAGTGTGGAATTAACGTATAATAATAAATTGGTATATAGTGAAGTTGAAGCTGAAGCTTCATCCTCCTTGTATATTCCTGCATTTGTTACAAAACTCCTTGGTAGCAATGTTGTAAAAGCAAAGTCAACACATGTGGTTACAGAAACTCCTGAATTAATACGTACGTTTAATTTCGCTAAGTATATGTGGACTAGATTTGGTGCTGGTGGTCCAGCATCAGGATTGTCAATTGGAAGCTTTTTTGGTGGTGCTAAATGA
- a CDS encoding DUF4352 domain-containing protein, whose product MKKLLILLFAALLIVVTGCSDDSDDTSKTNDNNEKASETTNNDDKKDEKKEDKKVYQIGETAEITSSTYEFPYEVTVNSFELTKDKVDGVSLDEKVSEVDEEDRFAVVNVTIKNTSDRPFVPNEKISAQFISETLGEQTDDSFFTKRNEKLEPGQEISGNLVTVIGNTNDEVFYIVYEAMSGEETKFELPNPEK is encoded by the coding sequence ATGAAAAAATTATTGATTTTACTTTTTGCGGCATTATTAATTGTTGTAACCGGTTGTAGCGATGATTCCGATGATACTAGCAAAACAAATGATAACAATGAAAAGGCTTCGGAAACAACTAATAATGATGATAAAAAGGATGAAAAAAAAGAGGATAAAAAAGTTTATCAAATCGGTGAAACTGCTGAAATTACTAGTAGCACATATGAATTTCCATACGAAGTAACGGTAAACAGTTTTGAATTAACTAAAGATAAGGTTGATGGAGTGTCATTGGATGAAAAAGTATCAGAGGTCGATGAAGAGGATAGATTTGCTGTTGTAAACGTGACAATTAAGAACACAAGTGATAGACCGTTTGTGCCAAATGAAAAAATATCTGCACAATTTATTTCGGAGACCCTAGGAGAACAAACTGATGATTCCTTTTTTACAAAAAGAAATGAAAAACTTGAACCCGGGCAAGAAATTTCAGGTAATCTAGTTACTGTAATTGGTAATACAAATGATGAGGTATTCTATATTGTTTATGAGGCAATGTCTGGTGAGGAAACTAAATTTGAGTTGCCCAATCCGGAAAAATAA
- a CDS encoding lipoprotein produces MKKIIILFLAIAVIAGCSDDTSDKGSKEDSKEVSKDTTIPEGEVYSINETAEITNPKHGFTYEVTVNSFELTDKYKDKTMDELKVEGFPDAKLAVANVTIKNIGDQVFKPSQIKNLLLTVDGNGTGKMDLSPSLNVELEPGKEITKDLVFFCVIPSSELFLEFERYSEYEAKFSLPNAETNK; encoded by the coding sequence TTGAAAAAAATTATAATATTATTTCTTGCAATTGCAGTAATTGCTGGATGTAGTGATGATACATCTGACAAAGGAAGTAAAGAAGATTCAAAAGAGGTCTCAAAAGATACAACCATACCGGAAGGCGAAGTATATTCAATAAATGAGACTGCTGAAATAACCAATCCAAAGCATGGTTTTACATACGAAGTAACTGTTAACAGTTTTGAATTAACCGATAAATATAAAGATAAAACGATGGATGAATTAAAGGTCGAAGGTTTCCCAGATGCAAAACTAGCAGTAGCCAATGTTACGATAAAAAATATAGGCGATCAAGTTTTTAAGCCAAGTCAAATAAAAAACTTACTTTTAACAGTGGATGGTAATGGTACGGGTAAAATGGATTTATCCCCAAGTTTAAACGTTGAATTAGAACCAGGAAAAGAGATAACAAAGGATTTAGTATTTTTTTGTGTAATACCTTCCAGTGAATTATTTCTAGAGTTTGAACGTTACTCGGAATATGAGGCAAAATTTTCATTACCAAATGCTGAGACTAATAAGTAA
- a CDS encoding TadE/TadG family type IV pilus assembly protein, with amino-acid sequence MKFYKKENGSITIEAAMIIPLFLMLILLLTSFVKISIAEMALKESVSETAQTVAHYSYLAMVAQNTIKQKSDAFVDSLTEKAGASVGLENNVIANTLLGKIADSGKKLIPTSGNVMNDFSNGVYETVVKQKYKQKVGSSSFFNPEGITVVNSSVPEGTSGESALVKVEAENTLQLIIPFFQKEITIKKKAVERGWVGN; translated from the coding sequence ATGAAATTTTATAAAAAGGAAAATGGAAGTATCACTATTGAAGCAGCAATGATTATACCGCTGTTCTTAATGTTAATTTTACTGCTTACATCCTTTGTAAAAATTTCGATAGCTGAAATGGCATTGAAGGAATCTGTTAGCGAAACAGCACAAACTGTTGCACATTACTCTTATCTAGCCATGGTAGCGCAAAATACTATAAAACAAAAATCAGACGCCTTTGTTGACAGTTTGACAGAAAAAGCAGGGGCTAGTGTGGGGCTTGAAAACAATGTCATTGCGAATACATTATTAGGCAAGATAGCGGATAGTGGTAAGAAGTTAATCCCAACTTCGGGAAATGTAATGAATGATTTTTCGAATGGGGTTTACGAAACGGTAGTGAAACAAAAATATAAACAAAAAGTAGGAAGTTCAAGTTTCTTCAACCCCGAGGGCATTACGGTTGTGAATTCATCCGTTCCTGAAGGTACAAGCGGAGAGTCAGCATTAGTAAAGGTTGAGGCTGAAAACACGCTTCAATTGATTATACCGTTTTTCCAAAAAGAAATAACAATAAAGAAAAAAGCAGTAGAACGCGGCTGGGTTGGTAATTAG
- a CDS encoding A24 family peptidase, which produces MQGQFIILIIFLCIVFYYDVRQSRIPNWLNVSGALVGLLYHLLVNQIDGLLNSVFGLLAGGLILLLLYFFKAIGAGDVKLFAAIGAICGVLFTLYAVMYSIIFAGIIGLIILLFTKTFLINMTLAFLHIMESIKDRTLTPLDDFKKNVSNRFPFIYAVVPGVFTSFYYMYIAQGGI; this is translated from the coding sequence ATGCAAGGGCAATTTATTATTTTGATTATTTTTTTATGTATTGTTTTTTACTATGATGTCAGACAGTCGCGTATCCCTAATTGGTTAAATGTTAGTGGTGCTTTAGTTGGACTGTTATATCACCTACTAGTGAATCAAATTGATGGCTTGTTAAATTCTGTTTTCGGTTTGTTAGCAGGAGGTTTAATACTATTGTTGTTATACTTTTTTAAAGCGATTGGTGCTGGTGATGTTAAGTTGTTTGCAGCCATTGGTGCAATTTGTGGAGTTTTGTTTACATTATATGCAGTAATGTATTCCATCATTTTTGCAGGAATTATAGGACTTATTATCTTATTATTCACGAAGACGTTTTTAATTAATATGACTTTAGCCTTTTTACACATAATGGAATCTATTAAGGACAGGACCTTGACCCCGTTGGATGATTTTAAAAAGAATGTTTCTAACCGATTTCCATTTATTTATGCGGTAGTACCAGGTGTTTTTACGTCATTTTATTATATGTATATTGCTCAAGGAGGGATTTAG